A window of Aliarcobacter trophiarum LMG 25534 contains these coding sequences:
- a CDS encoding NAD(P)H-dependent glycerol-3-phosphate dehydrogenase, with protein MRKGKLAVIGAGKWGQALHFALSQKEECYITSRSKRDIKNFVDLEFALSCEYLVIAIPAQEIRNWLEKNFVYSNQKILVASKGIEASTGAFLNEIYSNFIPNNSIGFISGPSFAAEVIQGLPCALVINSKSKKIYEEFSKFFPNFIKTYYSSDVVGAEIAGAYKNVLAIASGICEGLNLGNNAKASLISRGLVEMQRFGKYFGAKKMTFLGLSGAGDLFLTANSTMSRNYRVGLGLATNRSLEEILKELGEVAEGVQTANAIDKLSKMYKIYTPIAKEVKLILDGKSPKDSLNDLIKN; from the coding sequence ATGAGAAAAGGGAAACTTGCAGTTATTGGAGCAGGAAAATGGGGACAAGCTCTTCATTTTGCATTAAGTCAAAAAGAAGAGTGCTATATAACTTCAAGATCAAAAAGGGATATTAAAAACTTTGTTGACTTAGAGTTTGCTCTCTCTTGTGAATATTTAGTAATTGCAATTCCCGCCCAAGAAATAAGAAATTGGCTAGAGAAAAACTTTGTATATTCCAATCAAAAAATATTAGTTGCAAGCAAAGGAATAGAGGCCTCTACAGGAGCATTTTTAAATGAAATCTATAGTAACTTTATACCAAATAATAGTATTGGTTTTATCTCTGGACCATCATTTGCAGCTGAGGTTATACAAGGGCTTCCTTGTGCTTTAGTTATAAATTCTAAATCAAAAAAGATATATGAAGAGTTTAGTAAATTTTTCCCAAATTTTATAAAAACATACTATAGTTCAGATGTTGTAGGAGCTGAAATAGCAGGGGCTTATAAAAATGTTTTAGCAATTGCTAGTGGAATTTGTGAAGGATTAAATTTAGGGAATAATGCAAAAGCCTCTTTAATATCAAGAGGCTTAGTGGAGATGCAACGATTTGGTAAATATTTTGGAGCAAAAAAGATGACTTTTTTAGGTCTTAGTGGAGCTGGAGATCTATTTTTGACAGCAAACTCTACAATGAGTAGGAACTATAGAGTTGGTTTGGGACTTGCTACAAATAGAAGTTTAGAAGAGATATTAAAAGAGTTAGGAGAAGTTGCTGAGGGAGTACAAACAGCAAATGCAATAGATAAGCTATCAAAAATGTACAAGATTTACACTCCAATTGCAAAAGAGGTTAAACTTATACTAGATGGAAAAAGTCCAAAAGATAGTTTAAATGATTTAATAAAAAACTAA
- a CDS encoding YhdH/YhfP family quinone oxidoreductase codes for MRAFVVEKDKNGEVSSSVKEVEKPICGEDEVLIKVTYSSLNYKDALSSIGHSGVTRKFPHITGVDVIGTIFETKSNHFEVGQRVIVTGYDLGMNTDGGHAQFTKVPASWIVKAPDCLSDKEIMSYGTAGLTAALSINELINNNISPESGDILVTGATGGVGSLAVTILNSLGFNVVAISGKSDKIDFLKKIGSKEVILRDNFLKDSAKALLAPKFAAVIDTVGGDILSTSLKQTKYDGVVTCCGLTASSDLNTNVFPFILRGVRLIGIDSVECSLVKKQESWEQLASKFRVDKLNTIIKEITLDEIGDAYKELLNSKSIGRYIVKLN; via the coding sequence ATGAGAGCTTTTGTAGTAGAAAAAGATAAAAATGGTGAAGTTAGTTCTAGTGTAAAAGAGGTAGAAAAACCAATTTGTGGTGAAGATGAAGTTCTTATAAAAGTTACATACTCTAGTTTAAACTATAAGGATGCTTTGAGCTCTATTGGACATAGTGGAGTTACTAGAAAATTTCCACATATAACTGGTGTTGATGTTATAGGAACTATTTTTGAGACAAAATCAAATCATTTTGAAGTAGGGCAGAGAGTTATTGTAACAGGATATGATTTGGGAATGAATACAGATGGTGGTCATGCACAGTTTACAAAGGTTCCTGCTTCATGGATTGTAAAAGCACCAGATTGTTTAAGTGATAAAGAGATAATGTCATATGGAACAGCTGGACTAACAGCTGCTTTAAGCATAAATGAGTTGATTAATAACAATATCTCTCCTGAAAGTGGAGATATTTTAGTTACAGGAGCAACAGGTGGTGTAGGCTCTTTAGCAGTTACTATTTTAAATAGTTTGGGCTTTAATGTTGTAGCAATTTCAGGGAAAAGTGATAAGATAGATTTTCTGAAAAAGATTGGTTCAAAGGAAGTTATTTTAAGAGACAACTTTTTAAAAGATAGTGCAAAAGCTCTTTTAGCTCCAAAATTTGCAGCTGTTATTGATACTGTAGGTGGAGATATTTTATCAACTTCTTTAAAGCAAACAAAATATGATGGAGTGGTTACTTGCTGTGGTCTTACAGCTTCAAGTGATTTAAATACAAATGTGTTTCCATTTATCTTAAGAGGTGTAAGACTTATTGGAATTGATAGTGTTGAGTGCAGTTTAGTTAAGAAACAAGAGTCATGGGAACAGTTAGCTAGTAAATTTAGGGTTGATAAGTTAAATACTATTATAAAAGAGATAACTCTTGATGAGATAGGAGATGCCTATAAAGAGCTACTTAATTCAAAAAGTATTGGAAGATATATAGTAAAGCTAAACTAA
- a CDS encoding OmpA family protein, whose amino-acid sequence MSIFMKISILLILFISLNILSIYTFDYKDYFANKKESIELNEKNSIFKFFSEDFFKKPTYVSSNFVITKNNNKLFLSGIFSSNEMAKKITDFLKINNLENITIVENSQINKDLLEQIVELTAILKDNFEDNSKISFDGNKIVLEGFLKDESYRELVNITLSKISNYEIQTNIYEKIKSVDLNQENVTKDDELNKLNNNLQEKKSILSKDDVQLLVNNLFITDKISFERKSVEPTEKSKMLIENLSIILKENNSFSIEVGGHTDSRGNKELNKKISQDRADMVKEILISFGVDKDRIRAVGYGNERPIAKDDENGLSDINRRVEFIIGD is encoded by the coding sequence ATGTCAATTTTTATGAAGATTTCTATTTTACTAATTTTATTTATATCTCTAAATATTTTATCTATTTATACTTTTGATTATAAAGATTACTTTGCAAATAAAAAAGAGAGTATAGAGTTAAATGAGAAAAATAGTATATTTAAGTTCTTTAGTGAAGATTTCTTTAAAAAACCCACTTATGTTTCATCAAACTTTGTTATTACAAAAAACAACAATAAACTATTTTTAAGCGGTATATTTTCAAGCAATGAAATGGCAAAGAAAATTACTGATTTTTTAAAGATAAATAACTTAGAAAATATTACTATTGTGGAAAATAGTCAAATTAATAAAGATTTATTAGAGCAAATTGTAGAGCTAACTGCTATTTTGAAAGATAATTTTGAAGATAACTCAAAAATAAGTTTTGATGGTAATAAAATAGTTTTAGAAGGCTTTCTTAAAGATGAAAGCTATAGGGAATTAGTAAATATAACTCTTTCAAAAATATCAAACTATGAGATTCAAACAAATATCTATGAAAAAATTAAAAGTGTTGACTTAAATCAAGAAAATGTTACAAAAGATGATGAATTAAATAAATTAAATAATAATCTTCAAGAAAAAAAGAGTATTTTGTCAAAAGATGATGTACAATTGCTTGTAAATAACCTTTTTATCACAGATAAAATATCTTTTGAAAGAAAAAGTGTAGAGCCAACAGAAAAATCAAAGATGTTGATAGAAAACTTAAGTATTATTTTAAAAGAAAATAATAGTTTTTCTATAGAGGTTGGTGGTCATACAGACTCAAGAGGAAATAAGGAGCTTAATAAAAAAATATCTCAAGATAGAGCCGATATGGTAAAAGAGATTTTAATAAGCTTTGGAGTGGATAAAGATAGAATTAGAGCAGTTGGATATGGAAATGAACGACCAATCGCAAAAGATGATGAAAACGGTTTATCAGATATAAATAGAAGAGTAGAGTTTATTATAGGGGATTAA
- a CDS encoding ribonucleotide-diphosphate reductase subunit beta: protein MHSNKRKTIYNPNSKESLNDRRVFGGNSDGMINFTRMKYEWALRLWDMMEANTWFPREVQMTQDAKDYKFLTQPEKRMYDLVLSQLIFMDSLQTNNLMDNINPYITAPEINACLSRQSYEEANHSKSYAVMVESISDNTDLIYDMWKTDTKLREKNTYIAGVYEDLSNGDLTDEKMVLAMFANQILEGLYFYAGFAAIYALGKSGKMLGSSQMIRFIQRDEVTHLLLFQNMINSVRKERADLFTPELEEKVRAMFRKAVDLEASWGAYITQGQILGFTDSIIRQYIEYLADRRLEAIGYKPEYNVKHPIPWVDGYASFNDQRTNFFEGNVVNYSKGSIDFDDF from the coding sequence ATGCATAGTAATAAAAGAAAAACAATATATAATCCAAACTCAAAAGAGAGTTTAAATGACAGAAGAGTTTTTGGTGGTAACTCTGATGGAATGATAAATTTTACAAGAATGAAATATGAGTGGGCTTTGAGACTTTGGGATATGATGGAGGCAAATACTTGGTTTCCACGAGAAGTTCAAATGACACAAGATGCTAAAGATTATAAGTTTTTAACTCAACCTGAAAAAAGAATGTATGATTTGGTTTTAAGTCAACTAATTTTTATGGATAGTTTACAAACAAATAACCTTATGGATAATATCAATCCATATATTACTGCTCCTGAAATAAATGCTTGTTTATCAAGACAATCATATGAAGAAGCAAATCATAGTAAATCTTATGCTGTTATGGTTGAAAGTATCTCTGATAATACAGATTTAATCTATGATATGTGGAAAACAGATACAAAACTAAGAGAAAAAAATACTTATATTGCTGGAGTTTATGAAGATTTATCAAATGGCGATTTAACTGATGAGAAGATGGTTTTAGCAATGTTTGCCAATCAAATTTTAGAAGGACTATATTTTTATGCTGGATTTGCAGCTATTTATGCACTTGGGAAAAGTGGGAAAATGCTTGGAAGTTCACAAATGATTAGATTTATTCAAAGAGATGAGGTAACTCACCTTTTACTATTTCAAAATATGATAAATAGTGTAAGAAAAGAGAGAGCAGACCTTTTTACACCTGAACTAGAAGAAAAAGTTAGAGCAATGTTTAGAAAAGCTGTTGATTTAGAGGCATCTTGGGGAGCTTATATTACTCAGGGGCAAATTTTAGGATTTACAGATAGTATTATTAGACAATATATTGAATATCTAGCAGATAGAAGACTTGAAGCTATAGGATACAAACCTGAATATAATGTAAAACATCCAATTCCATGGGTAGACGGATATGCAAGTTTTAATGACCAAAGAACAAACTTCTTTGAAGGGAATGTAGTAAACTACTCAAAAGGTAGTATAGATTTTGATGATTTCTAA
- a CDS encoding ribonucleoside-diphosphate reductase subunit alpha: MTIMIQKRNGRKEVLDITKIQKMTIEATAKLDGVSQSELELDSRIKFIDGMHSSDIQDALIKTAVEKIDIDVPNWTFVAARLFLYDLYHRVGIATHGVKGDAYRHLKDYISFGVEAGRIIPNLANGYDLNDLNSYIKQERDFLFNYLGIKTLYDRYLLKNSKGEPIELPQQMFMAIAMFLAQNEKNKQEKAKEFYDVISKFEVMLATPTLSNARTNRHQLSSCYIGSSPDNIEGIFDGYKEMALLSKFGGGIGWDWNQIRSLGGAIDGHKSAAGGTIPFLKITNDIAIAVDQLGTRKGAIAVYLEPWHMDIMDFIDLKKNSGEERRRAHDLFPALWISDIFMQRVLEDGHWTLFDPVEVKDLSECFGEEFETKYIAYENNDDITKNRIKAKDLWKKILTSYFESGSPFLCFKDSANRVNPNPHVGHIRSSNLCTEIFQNTNPNHYKIQIEFEDGVIKTFEEEDLVLVDGGITKKANKVTALDSINGKKIFIVEKQKIDGNTAVCNLASINLSRINTNEDIKRVTPIAVNMLDNVIDLNFYPLRKVKATNLKSRAIGLGVMGEAEMLANNKISWGSSEHFKKIDEIMECISYNTILSSSNLAIEKGSYPTFEGSNWSKGIMPHDHTPQAVNAIVEKDLFDNSCDWEYLREKVKKDGMRNGYLMAIAPTSSISILVGTTQAIEPVYKRKWFEENLSGLIPVVAPKLSPETWSFYTPAFEIDQLQVVKAAAIRQKWIDQGQSTNIFMSLDKASGKHLHEIYTLAWKLGLKSTYYLRSQSPEAKNDVEDRSMECAGCQ, translated from the coding sequence ATGACAATAATGATACAAAAAAGAAATGGAAGAAAAGAAGTTTTGGATATTACAAAAATCCAAAAAATGACTATAGAAGCAACGGCAAAACTCGATGGAGTTAGCCAAAGTGAACTTGAACTTGACTCTCGCATAAAATTTATTGATGGAATGCACTCAAGTGATATTCAAGATGCCTTAATTAAAACAGCTGTTGAAAAAATAGATATAGATGTTCCAAACTGGACTTTTGTTGCAGCAAGACTATTTCTATACGATTTGTATCATAGAGTAGGAATTGCAACTCATGGAGTAAAAGGTGATGCTTATAGACATTTAAAGGATTATATCAGCTTTGGAGTTGAAGCAGGAAGAATTATTCCAAACTTAGCAAATGGTTATGATTTAAATGATTTAAACTCTTATATAAAGCAAGAGAGAGATTTTTTATTTAACTATCTAGGGATAAAAACTCTATATGACAGATATTTATTAAAAAATAGCAAAGGTGAGCCAATTGAGTTACCTCAACAGATGTTTATGGCAATTGCTATGTTTTTGGCTCAAAATGAAAAAAATAAACAAGAAAAAGCAAAAGAGTTTTATGATGTTATCTCTAAATTTGAAGTAATGCTTGCAACTCCAACTCTAAGTAATGCTAGAACAAATAGACATCAATTAAGCTCTTGTTATATTGGTTCAAGTCCAGATAATATTGAAGGTATCTTTGATGGATATAAAGAGATGGCACTATTGAGTAAATTTGGTGGTGGAATTGGCTGGGATTGGAATCAAATTAGAAGTTTAGGTGGTGCTATTGATGGACATAAAAGTGCAGCAGGTGGAACAATTCCATTTTTAAAAATCACAAATGATATTGCTATTGCTGTTGATCAATTAGGTACAAGAAAAGGGGCAATTGCTGTGTATCTTGAGCCTTGGCACATGGATATTATGGATTTTATAGATTTAAAGAAAAATAGTGGAGAAGAGAGACGTAGAGCACATGATTTATTTCCAGCACTATGGATAAGTGATATCTTTATGCAAAGAGTTTTAGAAGATGGACATTGGACACTTTTTGATCCTGTTGAAGTTAAAGATTTAAGCGAGTGTTTTGGAGAAGAGTTTGAAACAAAATATATTGCATATGAAAATAATGATGATATTACTAAAAATAGAATAAAAGCAAAAGATTTATGGAAAAAAATCTTAACTTCATATTTTGAAAGTGGAAGCCCATTTTTATGCTTTAAAGATAGTGCAAATAGAGTAAATCCAAACCCTCATGTTGGGCATATTAGAAGTTCAAACCTTTGTACAGAGATTTTCCAAAATACAAATCCAAACCACTACAAAATACAAATAGAGTTTGAAGATGGAGTTATAAAAACTTTTGAAGAAGAGGATTTAGTTCTTGTTGATGGTGGAATTACAAAAAAAGCAAATAAGGTAACCGCTCTTGATAGTATAAATGGCAAAAAAATCTTTATAGTTGAAAAACAAAAAATAGATGGAAACACTGCTGTTTGTAATCTTGCAAGTATAAATCTATCAAGAATAAATACAAATGAAGATATAAAAAGAGTAACTCCAATAGCTGTAAATATGCTTGATAATGTTATAGATTTAAACTTTTATCCACTTAGAAAAGTAAAAGCTACAAACTTAAAATCTAGAGCAATTGGACTTGGTGTTATGGGTGAAGCCGAGATGTTAGCAAATAATAAAATATCTTGGGGAAGTAGTGAGCATTTTAAAAAAATAGATGAGATTATGGAGTGTATCTCTTATAATACTATTTTATCAAGTTCAAATTTAGCAATAGAAAAAGGCTCTTACCCTACTTTTGAGGGTTCAAATTGGAGCAAAGGTATTATGCCTCATGATCATACTCCACAAGCTGTAAATGCTATTGTAGAGAAAGATTTATTTGATAACTCTTGTGATTGGGAATATTTACGAGAAAAAGTTAAAAAAGATGGTATGAGAAATGGTTATCTAATGGCTATTGCTCCTACATCATCTATCTCTATTTTAGTAGGAACTACTCAAGCAATAGAACCTGTTTATAAAAGAAAATGGTTTGAAGAGAATTTAAGTGGACTAATTCCAGTTGTTGCTCCAAAACTAAGCCCTGAAACTTGGTCTTTTTATACACCAGCATTTGAAATAGATCAACTTCAAGTTGTAAAAGCAGCAGCAATAAGACAAAAATGGATAGATCAAGGTCAAAGCACAAATATCTTTATGAGTTTAGACAAAGCAAGTGGAAAACATCTTCATGAAATATATACATTAGCATGGAAACTAGGTCTTAAATCAACATACTATTTAAGAAGTCAAAGTCCAGAAGCAAAAAATGATGTAGAAGATAGAAGTATGGAGTGTGCTGGTTGTCAATAA
- the purB gene encoding adenylosuccinate lyase produces MVERYAREEMSSKWTQEARYAAWLEVEKAAVKAWNKLGLIPDDDCDKIVKNAKFSVERIEEIEAITKHDLIAFNTSVSESLGAESRWFHYGMTSSDAVDTGVALQMRDSLEIIIKDVKMLLESIKKRAMEHKFTLMVGRSHGIHGEPITFGLTLAVWYDEVKRHLKNLEETMEVIAVGQISGAMGNFAHAPLELEEYAMAELGLKPEPCSNQVIHRDRYARLATTLALLASSVEKFAVQVRHLQRTEVYEAEEYFAAGQKGSSAMPHKRNPILTENITGLARMIRAYCIPAMENVALWHERDISHSSTERFWLPDAFITTDFMLHRMNSVIANLTVMPENMMKNLNLTGGLVFSQRVLLELPLKGVSREDAYKIVQRNAMKVWEEIQKGKATTNEKGESLYLQYLLADDELGKSLSQEQIRECFNFDYYTKNVEKIFNRVFK; encoded by the coding sequence ATGGTAGAGAGATATGCAAGAGAAGAGATGAGTTCAAAATGGACTCAAGAAGCAAGATATGCAGCTTGGCTTGAAGTTGAAAAAGCGGCAGTAAAAGCTTGGAATAAATTAGGTCTTATTCCAGATGATGATTGTGATAAAATTGTAAAGAATGCTAAGTTTTCAGTAGAGAGAATTGAAGAGATTGAAGCTATTACAAAACACGATTTAATAGCATTTAACACAAGTGTATCTGAAAGCCTAGGAGCTGAATCAAGATGGTTTCACTATGGAATGACAAGTTCAGATGCAGTTGATACTGGTGTTGCACTTCAAATGAGAGACTCTTTGGAAATTATAATCAAAGATGTAAAAATGCTTCTTGAAAGCATTAAAAAAAGAGCTATGGAGCATAAATTTACTTTAATGGTTGGTAGAAGTCATGGAATTCATGGGGAACCAATAACTTTTGGATTAACTTTAGCTGTTTGGTATGACGAAGTTAAAAGACATTTAAAAAATCTTGAAGAGACAATGGAAGTTATAGCTGTTGGTCAAATAAGTGGAGCTATGGGAAATTTTGCTCATGCACCTTTAGAACTTGAAGAGTATGCAATGGCTGAATTAGGTCTTAAGCCTGAACCTTGTAGTAATCAAGTAATTCATAGAGATAGATATGCAAGACTAGCAACTACACTTGCTCTATTAGCTTCAAGTGTTGAAAAGTTTGCAGTTCAAGTAAGACATCTTCAAAGAACTGAAGTTTATGAAGCAGAAGAGTATTTTGCAGCTGGACAAAAAGGGAGTTCAGCAATGCCACATAAAAGAAACCCTATTTTAACTGAGAATATAACTGGATTAGCAAGAATGATAAGAGCTTACTGTATTCCAGCTATGGAAAATGTAGCACTTTGGCATGAAAGAGATATTTCTCACTCTTCAACAGAGAGATTTTGGTTACCAGATGCATTTATCACAACAGATTTTATGCTTCATAGAATGAATAGTGTAATTGCAAATTTAACGGTTATGCCTGAAAATATGATGAAAAACCTAAACCTAACAGGTGGACTTGTATTTTCTCAAAGAGTATTACTTGAACTTCCTTTAAAAGGTGTAAGCCGTGAAGATGCTTATAAAATAGTTCAAAGAAATGCTATGAAAGTTTGGGAAGAGATACAAAAAGGAAAAGCTACTACAAATGAAAAAGGTGAAAGCTTATATCTACAATATCTTCTTGCAGATGATGAACTTGGAAAATCTTTAAGTCAAGAGCAAATTAGAGAGTGTTTTAATTTTGACTACTATACAAAAAATGTAGAGAAAATTTTTAATAGAGTTTTTAAATAA
- a CDS encoding RluA family pseudouridine synthase — MILPFILKKYSAIKDKKIQIFLIHYLNYNPKVAQRLIGKGRVFRSDMSAFNPSDIIDCDEIFIGVFEGQSRGLKPLLEFKDFAIFDKPTNLMVHPISKNTPYSLLDEIRFHFGEDANLIHRIDAETSGLVIVGKNKRSEVELKEMFQDKKYHKSYLAIARGKIEKELRIDKNIDKEGLLIGVKMKVCEKNEGGKESITIIKPIKYNKEKDLTLVEAIPLTGRQHQIRVHLHSINHTILGDPIYGIDDVNAENYLNKTLSSDDRFTLSGSFRLWLHANYLEFSYKNISYKICSKNQEIIDEFF; from the coding sequence ATGATTTTGCCATTTATACTCAAAAAATATAGTGCTATAAAAGATAAGAAAATACAGATTTTTTTAATACATTATTTAAATTACAACCCCAAGGTAGCCCAAAGACTTATAGGAAAAGGAAGAGTATTTAGAAGTGATATGAGTGCTTTTAATCCTAGTGATATAATCGATTGTGATGAGATTTTTATAGGTGTATTTGAGGGACAAAGTAGGGGTTTGAAACCTCTTTTAGAGTTTAAAGATTTTGCAATTTTTGATAAGCCAACAAATCTTATGGTTCATCCTATTTCAAAAAATACACCGTACTCTTTACTTGATGAGATAAGATTTCATTTTGGAGAAGATGCAAACTTAATTCATAGAATAGATGCTGAAACATCAGGGCTTGTAATTGTAGGTAAAAATAAAAGAAGTGAAGTAGAGCTAAAAGAGATGTTTCAAGATAAGAAATACCATAAATCTTATTTAGCAATTGCAAGAGGAAAAATAGAAAAAGAGTTAAGAATTGATAAAAATATCGATAAAGAAGGACTTTTAATAGGTGTTAAAATGAAAGTTTGTGAAAAAAATGAGGGTGGAAAAGAGTCAATTACAATTATAAAACCAATAAAATATAATAAAGAAAAAGATTTAACATTAGTTGAAGCTATTCCATTAACGGGAAGACAACATCAAATAAGAGTTCATCTGCACTCTATAAATCATACAATTTTAGGAGACCCAATTTATGGAATAGATGATGTAAATGCAGAAAATTATCTAAATAAAACTCTAAGTAGTGATGATAGATTTACTTTAAGTGGCTCATTTAGGCTTTGGCTTCATGCAAACTATTTGGAGTTTAGCTATAAAAACATAAGCTATAAAATATGCTCAAAAAATCAAGAGATAATAGATGAGTTTTTTTAA
- a CDS encoding homoserine dehydrogenase: MLKVGIIGVGTVGTSVANILRDNKSIITSRAGVEIVPTIGVVSNLNKKRDVEIELTTDVSKVLDDPNIDIVVELMGGIEKPYEIVKKALENGKSVVTANKALLAYHRYELQELASDTPFEFEAAVAGGIPIINALRDGLSANNIKSIQGIMNGTCNYMLTKMINEGASYDEILKEAQDLGYAEADPTFDVGGFDTAHKLLILGSIAYGIDVKPEEILIEGIQNIKQTDIEFAKEFDYNIKLLGIAKKVDNQIELRVHPVLIPLNKMIAKVDGVMNGVSVIGDKVGETMYYGAGAGGDATASAVIANIIDIARRGKGSPMLGFEKQVGIKPTLMPKDEIKTKYYLRLEVADKSGTLAKVAKVFGDNKISIENMMQKAKKDAKANLLLTTHTCVERDIVKAINELENSGVVLKKPAMIRIED, translated from the coding sequence ATGCTTAAAGTTGGAATTATTGGTGTTGGAACTGTTGGAACAAGTGTTGCAAATATCTTAAGAGATAATAAAAGTATTATCACTTCACGAGCTGGAGTTGAGATAGTTCCAACTATTGGAGTAGTTTCAAATTTAAATAAAAAAAGAGATGTTGAAATTGAGCTTACAACTGATGTATCAAAGGTTTTGGATGATCCAAATATTGATATTGTTGTTGAGCTTATGGGTGGAATAGAAAAGCCTTATGAGATAGTAAAAAAAGCTTTAGAAAATGGTAAATCAGTTGTCACTGCAAATAAAGCACTTTTAGCTTACCATAGATATGAGCTTCAAGAACTAGCAAGTGATACTCCTTTTGAGTTTGAAGCTGCAGTTGCTGGTGGAATTCCAATCATTAATGCTTTAAGAGATGGATTAAGTGCAAATAATATTAAATCTATTCAAGGTATTATGAATGGAACTTGCAACTATATGCTTACAAAGATGATAAATGAGGGTGCAAGTTATGATGAGATTCTAAAAGAGGCTCAAGATTTAGGTTATGCAGAAGCTGATCCTACATTTGATGTTGGTGGATTTGATACAGCTCACAAACTTCTAATTTTAGGTTCAATCGCTTATGGAATAGATGTAAAACCTGAAGAGATTTTAATTGAAGGTATTCAAAATATCAAACAAACAGATATAGAGTTTGCAAAAGAGTTTGACTATAATATTAAGCTTCTAGGAATTGCAAAAAAAGTGGATAATCAAATAGAGCTTAGAGTTCATCCTGTTTTAATTCCACTAAATAAGATGATAGCAAAAGTAGATGGTGTTATGAATGGAGTTTCAGTAATTGGTGACAAAGTTGGAGAGACTATGTACTATGGAGCTGGAGCGGGTGGTGATGCAACTGCTAGTGCTGTTATTGCAAATATTATTGATATAGCAAGACGAGGTAAAGGCTCACCTATGCTAGGTTTCGAAAAACAAGTTGGCATAAAACCAACACTTATGCCAAAAGATGAAATAAAAACAAAATACTACTTAAGACTAGAAGTTGCGGATAAAAGTGGTACTTTAGCAAAAGTTGCAAAGGTTTTTGGAGACAATAAAATCTCTATTGAAAATATGATGCAAAAAGCAAAAAAAGATGCAAAAGCAAACCTACTTCTTACAACTCATACTTGTGTAGAAAGAGATATTGTAAAAGCTATAAATGAGCTTGAAAATTCTGGAGTTGTACTTAAAAAACCTGCAATGATAAGAATAGAAGATTAA